In Blautia sp. SC05B48, a single genomic region encodes these proteins:
- a CDS encoding FAD:protein FMN transferase, whose product MSTYFFHSKRSRSHSRFFYLILCTVLVCPMLLFTGCGNITDADTSTTGNEPISISSIKLNTAVQITIYDSQDKALLDDCLALCDKYELVFSRTNEKSELYKLNHRKDTSDKDPNTDRQTTPYPVSGTADTWHISEDLAALLSEGLDITRESDGAFDIAIAPLTSLWDFTAKDPKVPDDAAIQKALPLCSSDGVTIDGQDITLPSDDIQFDVGAIAKGYIADRLKDLLVKKGVKSAIINLGGNVLCIGSKPDGTPFKVGIQKPFADRNETEAVMDITGKSVVSSGIYERCFKQDGKLYHHILNPQTGYPYDNGLISVTIISDQSVDGDALSTTCFALGLEDGLKFAEKKGVQAVFITEDYKLHYTDGFRDEIRVTDVES is encoded by the coding sequence ATGTCAACTTATTTTTTTCATTCCAAAAGAAGCCGCTCGCATTCTCGTTTCTTCTATTTAATATTGTGCACAGTCCTTGTCTGTCCAATGCTCCTTTTCACAGGCTGCGGAAATATCACGGATGCAGATACATCCACCACCGGAAATGAGCCTATCAGTATCAGCAGTATCAAATTAAATACAGCTGTACAGATCACAATTTATGATTCTCAGGATAAAGCTCTCCTGGATGACTGTCTGGCACTGTGCGATAAATATGAGCTGGTCTTCAGCCGGACAAATGAGAAAAGCGAGCTTTATAAATTAAATCACCGCAAAGACACATCGGATAAAGATCCCAATACCGACCGGCAGACTACTCCATATCCGGTCAGCGGCACAGCAGACACCTGGCATATATCTGAAGACCTTGCCGCTCTGCTTTCCGAAGGACTCGATATCACCAGGGAGTCCGACGGTGCCTTTGACATCGCCATTGCGCCTTTGACCTCTCTCTGGGATTTCACAGCAAAAGACCCGAAGGTTCCGGATGATGCAGCTATTCAGAAAGCACTCCCTCTGTGCAGCTCCGACGGCGTCACCATTGACGGGCAGGATATCACACTTCCCTCTGATGACATCCAGTTCGATGTAGGCGCCATTGCCAAGGGCTATATCGCAGACCGCCTGAAAGATCTTCTGGTAAAAAAAGGGGTAAAAAGTGCCATCATCAACCTTGGCGGCAACGTCCTCTGCATCGGCTCAAAGCCCGACGGCACTCCCTTCAAAGTAGGCATCCAGAAGCCCTTTGCAGATCGCAACGAAACCGAAGCCGTTATGGATATCACCGGAAAATCCGTTGTATCCTCCGGAATTTATGAGAGGTGCTTTAAGCAGGACGGAAAATTATATCATCATATCCTGAATCCCCAAACCGGCTATCCTTATGATAACGGCCTGATCTCTGTGACGATCATCTCCGACCAGTCTGTGGACGGCGATGCCTTAAGCACCACCTGTTTCGCCCTTGGTCTGGAGGACGGACTGAAATTTGCGGAGAAAAAAGGAGTGCAGGCCGTTTTTATCACAGAGGATTATAAGCTGCATTATACGGATGGATTCCGGGATGAGATCAGGGTCACTGATGTGGAATCCTGA
- a CDS encoding Cof-type HAD-IIB family hydrolase, translated as MIKVIASDMDGTLLGDDHRIAPETLAAIRRACDAGIRFMVATGRNFPGAMEELKGTELTCDYVVSSGAEVRNPQQEVVKSTPISIELCEEVYNTAKKYPVSVAFFTDRYDYRIGTKKEIEDGIIQQIRLFNMDIDTSEEIVRKSPQYRRIAGNTKGISDIRSLESSGAPVYKIFIFAADVEQLEKLSDELKENPAVAVASSFIYNQEITAVEAQKGPVLKEYIESLGYTMDEVMVLGDSLNDYSMISMDFGATVAMENAVPEIKRAAKYITKNNNEFGVAYAIDQVLERQGK; from the coding sequence ATGATAAAAGTAATTGCAAGTGATATGGACGGTACACTTCTTGGTGATGACCACAGGATCGCACCGGAAACCCTTGCGGCGATCAGGCGTGCCTGCGATGCGGGAATCCGCTTTATGGTTGCCACCGGCCGGAATTTCCCCGGTGCCATGGAGGAACTGAAGGGAACAGAGCTGACCTGTGATTATGTGGTGAGCAGCGGTGCTGAAGTACGGAATCCGCAGCAGGAGGTTGTAAAGAGTACACCGATCTCTATTGAGCTGTGTGAGGAGGTCTACAATACGGCAAAAAAATACCCGGTATCTGTAGCATTTTTTACGGATCGCTATGATTACCGTATTGGAACAAAGAAAGAAATTGAAGACGGGATCATTCAGCAGATCCGTCTTTTCAATATGGACATAGATACCAGCGAGGAGATTGTACGGAAATCCCCGCAGTACCGCAGGATCGCCGGAAACACGAAAGGGATTTCCGATATCCGTTCCCTGGAGAGCAGCGGTGCGCCGGTATATAAGATCTTCATTTTTGCGGCAGATGTGGAGCAGCTGGAGAAACTCAGCGATGAGCTGAAAGAAAATCCAGCCGTTGCAGTGGCTTCTTCCTTTATATATAATCAGGAGATTACAGCAGTAGAGGCGCAGAAAGGCCCGGTGCTGAAAGAATATATCGAGTCTCTGGGTTATACCATGGATGAGGTGATGGTCCTTGGTGACAGTCTTAATGATTATTCCATGATTTCCATGGATTTCGGCGCAACTGTTGCAATGGAAAACGCAGTTCCGGAGATTAAAAGAGCAGCAAAATACATCACAAAGAACAACAATGAATTTGGTGTGGCCTATGCTATTGATCAGGTTCTGGAACGCCAGGGAAAATAG
- the upp gene encoding uracil phosphoribosyltransferase: MENVYIMDHPLIKHKISMLRDKSTGTNEFRKLVEEIGILMGYEALRDLPTEEVEIETPIETCKTPMISGKKLAVIPVLRAGLGMVNSILTLVPSAKVGHVGLYRDPVTHEPHEYYCKLPESIDERISVIVDPMLATGGSAEAAIDFVKKQGGKNIKFMCIIAAPEGLKRLHEAHPDVQIYCGSLDRELNENAYICPGLGDAGDRIFGTK, translated from the coding sequence ATGGAAAATGTTTATATTATGGATCACCCGCTGATCAAACACAAAATTTCAATGCTCCGTGACAAAAGTACAGGAACAAACGAGTTCCGTAAGCTGGTGGAGGAGATCGGAATCCTGATGGGATATGAGGCACTTCGTGATCTTCCTACAGAGGAAGTGGAAATCGAGACACCGATAGAAACCTGTAAGACACCGATGATCTCAGGTAAGAAGCTGGCAGTGATCCCGGTCCTCCGCGCAGGACTTGGAATGGTAAACAGCATTCTCACACTGGTACCGTCTGCAAAGGTCGGACATGTGGGACTTTACCGTGATCCGGTAACACATGAGCCCCATGAGTATTACTGTAAGCTTCCTGAATCTATTGACGAGCGTATTTCAGTGATCGTTGATCCGATGCTTGCAACCGGCGGTTCTGCCGAAGCTGCCATTGATTTTGTCAAGAAACAGGGCGGAAAGAATATCAAGTTTATGTGCATCATCGCAGCTCCTGAAGGACTGAAACGACTTCACGAGGCACATCCGGATGTACAGATCTACTGTGGTTCCCTTGACAGAGAGCTCAATGAGAACGCTTACATCTGCCCGGGACTTGGAGATGCCGGAGACCGTATTTTTGGTACTAAATAA
- the rplJ gene encoding 50S ribosomal protein L10 — protein MAKVELKQPIVEEISNCIKDAQSVVLVNYSGLTVEQDTILRKELREAGVQYKVYKNTMMRRAFEGTAFESLSDHLHGTNAIAISETDATAPARILAKYAKQFPALELIAGVVEGNYNDQAGIQALSTIPSREELLGKLLGSMQSPIANFARVLNQIAEQNGGADAAAAE, from the coding sequence ATGGCAAAAGTAGAACTGAAACAACCAATCGTAGAAGAGATTTCTAACTGCATTAAAGACGCACAGTCTGTTGTACTTGTAAACTACAGCGGTCTTACAGTTGAGCAGGATACAATTCTTCGTAAAGAGTTAAGAGAAGCTGGTGTTCAGTACAAGGTATACAAAAATACCATGATGCGTCGTGCATTCGAGGGTACAGCATTTGAGAGCCTCAGTGATCATTTACATGGCACAAATGCGATCGCTATCTCCGAGACAGACGCAACTGCTCCGGCAAGAATCCTTGCTAAATATGCAAAACAGTTCCCGGCACTGGAGCTGATCGCAGGTGTAGTTGAAGGTAACTACAATGATCAGGCCGGAATTCAGGCACTGTCCACAATTCCTTCAAGAGAGGAACTTCTTGGAAAACTGCTTGGAAGCATGCAGTCTCCGATCGCAAACTTCGCTCGTGTGCTTAATCAGATCGCAGAGCAGAACGGTGGAGCTGACGCAGCAGCTGCTGAGTAA
- the rplL gene encoding 50S ribosomal protein L7/L12: protein MAKLTTEEFIAAIKELSVLELNDLVKACEEEFGVSAAAGVVVAAAGAAGEAAEEKDEFDVELTEVGANKVKVIKVVREVTGLGLKEAKAIVDGAPKVVKEGASKAEAEDIKTKLEAEGAKVTLK, encoded by the coding sequence ATGGCAAAATTAACAACAGAAGAATTTATTGCAGCAATCAAAGAATTATCTGTATTAGAGTTAAATGACCTTGTAAAAGCTTGTGAGGAAGAGTTCGGCGTTTCCGCAGCAGCAGGTGTTGTTGTAGCAGCAGCAGGTGCAGCAGGCGAGGCAGCTGAGGAGAAAGATGAGTTTGACGTAGAGCTTACAGAGGTTGGCGCTAACAAAGTTAAAGTTATCAAAGTTGTTCGTGAGGTTACAGGTCTTGGACTTAAAGAGGCTAAAGCTATCGTTGATGGTGCTCCGAAGGTTGTTAAAGAGGGCGCATCCAAAGCTGAGGCTGAGGACATCAAAACTAAACTTGAGGCTGAGGGAGCTAAGGTTACACTTAAATAA
- a CDS encoding right-handed parallel beta-helix repeat-containing protein, translating to MPADFSEGTENGDNGSEELQLQQENGNVENVAEPDNNKADEGAGQAPADFTDDANAAGDFSAGDASDGELGTYQTVTLEVEEGQDITAPLNTLFLELKDQATDENPCKIIIPPGNYELTGTLCMYSNMYLYARDANITKTSTTKHLILRLGNTKDSEGGYDGYRNIVIDGGTWDYNYQCVENKDAPGGFVGFCIGHATNVTIKNATFLNNLKSHFLEFGGVKNAKITGCTFSGYYKNYVEGGQECIQIDCCTDESNVFPQYRPYDGTTCEDFVIDGNVFEDVFTGLGTHSMMSGKTYKRITVTNNTFHNVKKRCIRFMNYEDSTAENNTMVNVGNGVDISSVSSNTHQTPGYDDGPNMLKNRNLRVAGNYISLARTTSIGGIAWICSGIKVSGYNMKKDGAVLPKKIYPVKGVTVEDNQISGYGNGISMSLTDTDTVTDNQVTMKKTSSYSNFGIYAQDSRGSVISRNTVSGTANTGIYLSGSVYAAGSEQRNLVEQNTVSGAGGDGIYLQSVNTSSTAQKNTVKSAAGSGIRVNAGKNNNVLGNTCLSNKNHGVKIEYVVGGVRVKSNRVTSNAKSGILLWKSKVSEVSGNRAEKNTGNGVYAYASVIPVMKKNTFCENGKVQAIYVKSCKGWTGINRPSCRTVTSRSTAISGTASGSQTVIAYVQRSGKQTKLGVSSVNKKKQYVIKIKKQKKNTALKLVSKDKYGNTVTVNTVVK from the coding sequence TTGCCGGCAGATTTTTCCGAAGGAACGGAGAACGGCGATAACGGTTCCGAAGAACTTCAGCTTCAGCAGGAAAACGGTAATGTAGAAAACGTCGCAGAGCCGGATAATAATAAAGCTGATGAAGGCGCAGGTCAGGCACCGGCTGATTTTACAGATGATGCCAATGCTGCTGGGGATTTTTCCGCAGGAGATGCTTCAGATGGAGAACTTGGAACTTATCAGACTGTGACTCTGGAAGTTGAGGAAGGACAGGATATCACAGCGCCCTTGAATACACTGTTTCTTGAACTGAAAGATCAGGCCACAGATGAAAATCCCTGCAAGATCATAATTCCACCGGGAAATTATGAACTGACAGGTACACTTTGCATGTACAGTAATATGTACTTATATGCAAGAGACGCTAATATTACAAAAACGTCTACCACCAAACATCTGATCCTCCGTCTTGGAAATACCAAAGATTCAGAAGGCGGATATGATGGATATCGCAACATTGTGATCGATGGAGGAACCTGGGACTACAATTATCAGTGTGTGGAAAATAAGGATGCACCAGGCGGATTTGTGGGATTTTGCATTGGACATGCTACGAATGTTACGATTAAAAATGCTACATTTCTTAATAATCTGAAATCTCATTTTCTGGAATTTGGCGGAGTGAAAAATGCCAAGATCACAGGCTGTACATTCAGTGGCTATTATAAGAATTATGTGGAAGGCGGACAGGAATGTATTCAGATCGACTGCTGTACAGATGAGAGCAATGTTTTTCCGCAGTACAGACCTTATGATGGAACGACCTGTGAAGATTTTGTGATCGATGGAAATGTGTTCGAAGATGTCTTTACAGGGCTGGGAACGCACAGTATGATGTCCGGAAAAACATATAAAAGGATCACAGTTACGAATAATACTTTCCATAATGTAAAAAAACGCTGTATAAGGTTTATGAATTATGAAGATTCTACAGCAGAAAATAATACCATGGTAAATGTGGGAAATGGAGTGGACATTTCTTCTGTGAGCAGCAATACACACCAGACGCCAGGCTATGATGATGGGCCGAACATGCTGAAAAACAGGAATCTTCGTGTGGCAGGAAACTACATCAGTCTTGCCAGAACTACCAGCATTGGTGGAATTGCATGGATCTGCAGTGGTATAAAAGTTTCAGGCTATAATATGAAAAAAGATGGAGCTGTGCTCCCTAAAAAGATATATCCGGTGAAAGGTGTGACTGTAGAAGATAATCAGATCAGCGGATATGGAAACGGAATCAGCATGTCTCTTACTGACACAGATACCGTAACAGATAATCAGGTAACAATGAAAAAAACTTCTTCATATTCCAATTTTGGGATTTATGCCCAGGATTCCAGAGGAAGCGTTATCAGCAGGAATACAGTGTCCGGAACTGCAAATACGGGAATTTATCTCTCCGGTTCTGTCTATGCAGCAGGATCAGAACAGAGAAATCTTGTAGAGCAGAATACTGTTTCCGGAGCAGGCGGAGATGGAATTTATCTGCAATCTGTAAATACTTCATCCACTGCACAGAAGAATACTGTTAAATCAGCGGCCGGCTCGGGAATACGTGTAAATGCAGGAAAGAACAATAATGTTCTTGGTAATACCTGTTTATCCAACAAAAATCATGGCGTGAAAATTGAGTATGTGGTCGGCGGAGTCAGGGTAAAAAGCAATCGTGTGACATCAAATGCAAAAAGTGGTATTTTGCTCTGGAAATCAAAAGTATCCGAAGTATCAGGAAACCGTGCGGAGAAAAATACGGGGAATGGTGTTTATGCATATGCATCTGTAATACCGGTCATGAAAAAGAATACATTTTGCGAAAACGGAAAGGTTCAGGCGATATATGTAAAAAGCTGCAAAGGATGGACCGGCATCAACCGTCCTTCATGCAGAACTGTTACATCAAGAAGTACAGCTATAAGCGGAACTGCATCAGGCAGCCAGACAGTTATTGCATATGTGCAGCGTTCCGGAAAACAGACAAAGCTGGGGGTATCATCCGTAAACAAAAAGAAACAGTACGTTATTAAAATAAAGAAGCAAAAAAAGAATACTGCTCTGAAACTTGTCTCAAAAGATAAATACGGAAATACAGTAACAGTAAATACTGTTGTGAAGTAA